From Lysobacter silvisoli, the proteins below share one genomic window:
- a CDS encoding GNAT family N-acetyltransferase produces the protein MPSIHHDAHTGRYSTTVDGEIAYLDTRLEGERLVITHTWVPEAIGGRGIAAELVRAAFEYARAAGLKVRPACSYAAAWAERHPEFSDVLG, from the coding sequence ATGCCCAGCATCCACCACGACGCCCACACCGGCCGCTACTCGACCACCGTCGACGGCGAAATCGCCTACCTCGACACCCGGCTGGAAGGCGAGCGCCTGGTCATCACCCATACCTGGGTGCCGGAGGCGATCGGCGGCCGCGGCATCGCCGCCGAACTGGTCCGGGCGGCGTTCGAGTACGCGCGCGCGGCCGGGCTCAAGGTGCGGCCGGCCTGCTCCTACGCCGCGGCCTGGGCCGAGCGCCACCCGGAGTTTTCGGACGTGCTGGGCTGA
- a CDS encoding pseudouridine synthase — protein sequence MRLNKHISDTGHCSRREADRLIAEGRVQVNGVRARVGAEVGEGDQVLIDGQPLRARAAAPGRRQHVYIALNKPVGITCTTESTVKDNIVDFVGHERRIFPIGRLDKDSEGLILLTSNGDIVNEILRAENKLEKEYLVAVNHAVTDEFLRGMSRGVPIHGQTTLPCRTGKLNRFGFRIVLVQGLNRQIRLMAAHFGFRVKQLMRVRIGNVKLAHLKTGQWRNLTDAELRGLLPHRNEW from the coding sequence ATGCGCCTGAACAAACACATCAGCGACACCGGCCACTGCTCGCGCCGCGAGGCCGACCGGCTGATCGCCGAAGGCCGGGTCCAGGTCAACGGCGTGCGCGCCCGCGTCGGCGCCGAAGTGGGCGAGGGCGACCAGGTCCTGATCGACGGCCAGCCGCTGCGCGCGCGCGCGGCCGCGCCCGGCCGCCGCCAGCACGTCTACATCGCGCTGAACAAGCCAGTGGGCATCACCTGCACCACCGAGTCCACGGTCAAGGACAACATCGTCGACTTCGTCGGCCACGAGCGCCGCATCTTCCCGATCGGCCGGCTGGACAAGGACTCGGAAGGGTTGATCCTGCTGACCAGCAACGGCGACATCGTCAACGAGATCCTGCGCGCCGAGAACAAGCTGGAAAAGGAATACCTGGTGGCGGTGAACCACGCCGTGACCGACGAGTTCCTGCGCGGCATGAGCCGCGGCGTGCCGATCCACGGCCAGACCACGCTGCCCTGCCGCACCGGCAAGCTCAACCGCTTCGGTTTCCGCATCGTCCTGGTGCAGGGCTTGAACCGGCAGATCCGCCTGATGGCCGCGCACTTCGGCTTCCGGGTCAAGCAGCTCATGCGCGTGCGCATCGGCAACGTCAAACTGGCACACCTCAAGACCGGCCAGTGGCGCAACCTGACCGACGCCGAACTGCGCGGGCTGCTGCCGCACCGCAACGAGTGGTGA
- a CDS encoding DUF3298 and DUF4163 domain-containing protein codes for MKSAAARRLAAVSLLALALAACKDQQPSAPTTAATPGTTPAAGTAAPVAPVELKDVVETTPDYVIGISYQTPAAKYPGLASELKRYADDARTDLIQAAQARKKGEGSAPYDLSLNFTEVLDSPGLVAVAAEGSSYTGGAHGAPLIARFVWLPQQNKMLTATELVPDKQGWTAISRYVREQLHSALSQRVDADELEPAERAEVVESAGRMIDDGTGADPANFALFEPVVAPDGKMTALRFVFAPYEVGPYSDGTQTVEVPASVLLPYVAPAYKPLFAGG; via the coding sequence ATGAAGTCTGCCGCCGCCCGGCGTCTCGCCGCCGTCTCCCTGCTGGCCCTGGCACTGGCCGCTTGCAAGGACCAGCAACCGTCCGCGCCCACCACCGCCGCCACCCCGGGCACGACGCCCGCGGCCGGCACCGCCGCGCCGGTGGCGCCGGTGGAACTCAAGGACGTGGTGGAGACCACGCCCGATTACGTCATCGGCATCAGCTATCAGACCCCGGCGGCGAAGTACCCGGGCCTGGCGAGCGAACTCAAGCGCTACGCCGACGACGCCCGCACCGATCTGATCCAGGCCGCGCAGGCGCGCAAGAAAGGCGAGGGCAGCGCGCCCTACGACCTGTCGCTGAATTTCACCGAGGTGCTGGATTCGCCCGGCCTGGTGGCCGTGGCCGCCGAGGGCAGCAGCTACACCGGCGGCGCCCATGGCGCGCCGCTGATCGCGCGCTTCGTCTGGCTGCCGCAGCAGAACAAGATGCTCACCGCCACCGAGCTGGTGCCGGACAAGCAGGGGTGGACCGCGATCTCGCGCTACGTGCGCGAGCAGCTGCACTCGGCGCTGTCGCAGCGCGTGGACGCCGACGAGCTGGAGCCGGCCGAGCGCGCCGAAGTGGTGGAAAGCGCCGGCCGCATGATCGACGACGGCACCGGCGCCGACCCGGCCAACTTCGCCCTGTTCGAGCCGGTGGTGGCGCCGGACGGCAAGATGACCGCATTGCGCTTCGTGTTCGCGCCTTACGAGGTGGGCCCGTACTCCGACGGCACCCAGACCGTGGAAGTGCCGGCCAGCGTGTTGCTGCCCTACGTGGCGCCGGCCTACAAGCCGCTGTTCGCCGGCGGCTGA
- the cfa gene encoding cyclopropane fatty acyl phospholipid synthase has protein sequence MSAESLRHRVEALLALADVQVGGERPWDIQVDDERFYARVIAQGSLGLGESYMDGWWRCESLDAALFRLLRAHVDERVHGWSALFDGLRAHLINLQTRKRAFTVGERHYDLGNDLYRAMLGQRLVYSCGYWRDRSGAPLHDLDSAQEAKLDLVCRKLGLQPGMRVLDIGCGWGEGLKFAAQRYGVSGVGLTISHEQAEYAAELCAGLPIEIRLQDYRDLQDGERFDRAFSLGMFEHVGVRNYETYFDAARRALAPDGLFLLHSIGGNRSVTHTDPWIGKYIFPNSMLPSARQIAEAVEQRFVIEDWHNFSADYDLTLQAWRANVERAWPQLDERYDERFRRMWRFYLAGAMASFRSRHAQLWQLVLSPEGVPGGYVAPR, from the coding sequence ATGAGCGCCGAGTCCCTGCGCCACCGCGTCGAAGCCCTGTTGGCGCTGGCCGACGTGCAGGTCGGCGGCGAACGGCCCTGGGACATCCAGGTCGACGACGAGCGCTTCTATGCACGGGTGATCGCGCAAGGCTCGCTGGGCCTGGGCGAGTCCTACATGGACGGCTGGTGGCGTTGCGAGTCGCTGGACGCGGCGCTGTTCCGGTTGCTGCGCGCCCACGTCGACGAGCGCGTGCACGGCTGGAGCGCGCTGTTCGACGGCCTGCGTGCGCACTTGATCAACCTGCAGACCCGCAAGCGCGCCTTCACCGTCGGCGAGCGCCACTACGACCTGGGCAACGACCTTTACCGCGCCATGCTCGGCCAGCGCCTGGTGTACAGCTGCGGCTACTGGCGCGACCGCAGCGGCGCGCCGCTGCACGACCTGGACTCGGCGCAGGAAGCCAAGCTGGACCTGGTCTGTCGCAAGCTCGGGCTGCAGCCGGGCATGCGCGTGCTCGACATCGGCTGCGGTTGGGGTGAGGGCCTGAAGTTCGCCGCGCAGCGCTACGGCGTGAGCGGGGTAGGTCTGACCATCTCGCACGAACAGGCCGAGTACGCGGCCGAGCTGTGCGCGGGGCTGCCCATCGAGATCCGCCTGCAGGACTACCGCGACCTGCAGGACGGCGAACGTTTCGACCGCGCGTTCTCGCTGGGCATGTTCGAGCACGTGGGCGTGCGCAACTACGAGACCTATTTCGACGCCGCGCGCCGCGCCCTGGCGCCGGACGGCTTGTTCCTGCTGCACAGCATCGGCGGCAACCGCTCGGTCACCCACACCGATCCCTGGATCGGCAAATACATCTTCCCCAACTCCATGCTGCCCTCGGCGCGGCAGATCGCCGAAGCCGTGGAGCAGCGTTTCGTGATCGAAGACTGGCATAACTTCAGCGCCGACTACGACCTGACCCTGCAGGCCTGGCGCGCCAATGTCGAGCGCGCCTGGCCGCAGCTGGACGAGCGCTACGACGAGCGCTTCCGGCGCATGTGGCGCTTCTACCTGGCCGGCGCCATGGCCAGCTTCCGCAGCCGGCACGCGCAGCTGTGGCAGTTGGTGCTGTCGCCGGAGGGTGTGCCGGGCGGTTACGTCGCGCCCCGCTAG
- a CDS encoding amino acid permease, producing the protein MSLLARILRHKSVEQLQADVGKRSDFRRVLGLWQLTAIGIGGIIGVGVFVLAGHQAAENAGPAVALSFLIAGIASAAAALCYAEFAGMIPVTGSAYTYSYATLGELAAWLIGWDLLLEYALIVAVVAIGWSGYVQVLLEGAGIALPVWAQGAIGTGEGRVFNVIAAGVTLAVSALLVFRTEWGARFNTLIVAIKVLAVALVIGIGVFYIDTANWVPFVPERVIGADGVGHFGWGGIGTAAAVVFFAVFGYDTLTTAAEESKNPQRDLPRAVLLSLGVSMVLYLAVSLVLTGIAHYSTLDGDAPVSDAFAALGLPFIAKVIAFSAVVGIASVLFAFMLGAARIWFSLSRDGLLPGWFAKIHPRYGTPHRPTIVLGVFTALVAGLLPIGEVAKLVNIGVLSAFIVICASVWVLRVRKPNLQRSFRTPWVPAIPLIGIGFSIWLLAELQAITWLIFLIWVSLGLVVYFCYGIRHSKLAQESQGAG; encoded by the coding sequence ATGAGCCTGTTGGCGCGTATCTTGCGGCACAAGTCGGTGGAGCAACTGCAGGCCGACGTCGGCAAACGTTCCGATTTCCGCCGCGTGCTGGGGCTGTGGCAGCTGACCGCCATCGGCATCGGCGGCATCATCGGCGTGGGTGTGTTCGTGCTCGCCGGCCATCAGGCGGCGGAGAACGCCGGCCCGGCGGTGGCGCTGTCGTTCCTGATCGCCGGCATCGCCAGCGCCGCGGCGGCGCTGTGCTACGCCGAGTTCGCCGGGATGATCCCGGTCACCGGCAGCGCCTACACCTACAGCTACGCCACCCTGGGCGAGCTGGCGGCCTGGCTGATCGGCTGGGACCTGCTGCTGGAATACGCGCTGATCGTGGCGGTGGTGGCCATAGGCTGGTCCGGCTACGTGCAGGTGCTGCTGGAAGGCGCGGGCATCGCCCTGCCCGTCTGGGCGCAAGGCGCGATCGGCACCGGCGAAGGCCGGGTATTCAACGTGATCGCCGCCGGCGTGACCCTGGCCGTGTCCGCGCTGCTGGTGTTCCGCACCGAATGGGGCGCGCGCTTCAACACCCTGATCGTGGCGATCAAGGTGCTGGCGGTGGCGCTGGTGATCGGCATCGGCGTGTTCTACATCGACACCGCCAACTGGGTGCCGTTCGTGCCCGAGCGGGTGATCGGCGCCGACGGCGTCGGCCACTTCGGCTGGGGCGGCATCGGCACCGCGGCGGCGGTGGTGTTCTTCGCCGTGTTCGGCTACGACACCCTGACCACGGCCGCCGAGGAATCCAAGAACCCGCAGCGCGACCTGCCGCGCGCGGTGCTGCTGTCGCTGGGCGTGTCGATGGTGCTGTACTTGGCGGTGTCGCTGGTGCTCACCGGCATCGCCCACTACTCCACCCTGGACGGCGACGCACCGGTGTCGGACGCGTTCGCGGCGCTGGGCCTGCCGTTCATCGCCAAGGTGATCGCGTTCTCGGCGGTGGTCGGCATCGCCAGCGTGCTGTTCGCCTTCATGCTCGGCGCGGCGCGGATCTGGTTCTCGCTCTCGCGCGACGGCCTGCTGCCGGGCTGGTTCGCCAAGATCCACCCGCGTTACGGCACCCCGCACCGCCCGACCATCGTGCTGGGCGTGTTCACCGCCCTGGTCGCCGGCCTGCTGCCGATCGGCGAGGTCGCCAAGCTGGTCAACATCGGCGTGCTCTCGGCCTTCATCGTGATCTGCGCCTCGGTGTGGGTGCTGCGCGTGCGCAAGCCGAACCTGCAGCGTTCGTTCCGCACCCCCTGGGTGCCGGCGATCCCGCTGATCGGCATCGGCTTCTCGATCTGGCTGCTGGCCGAACTGCAGGCCATCACCTGGCTGATCTTCCTGATCTGGGTGTCGCTGGGGCTGGTAGTGTATTTCTGCTATGGCATCCGTCACAGCAAGCTCGCGCAGGAATCGCAGGGCGCGGGCTGA
- a CDS encoding glycerophosphodiester phosphodiesterase family protein yields MTLPCTKLVRLLGAALLCAVSACALAETPAVTDRPAHRPDAERHGLIVIGHRGASGYRPEHTLESYRLAIRMGADFIEPDLVATRDGVLVARHENEISGTTDVAAHPEFAARRTTKTIDGVAVTGWFTEDFTLAELKTLRARERIPTIRPANTRFDGMYAIPTFAEVVQLAKRESRGGRRIGIYPETKHPTYFAKEGRHLDGTPIAVSLGAKLVETLVAEGFTDPQRVYIQSFEVENLIELKTRILPRAGLSLPLVQLYEDFQSRRPYDLAYHLSHGADLRAIYGDLGQALPNGLGADTRYADFASEAGLHWMKAHYASGVGPSKASLLPRLPLDPKRDANGDGKAELATRNTGVVHPMLAWALKAGLVVHPYTVRAEEPFLTQGPNGLDQTALAEAVQLYGLGVQGFFIDQPDIGVAAREIYLDLHRPLRSR; encoded by the coding sequence ATGACCCTGCCTTGCACTAAGCTGGTCCGGCTGCTGGGCGCGGCGCTGCTGTGCGCCGTCAGTGCCTGCGCCCTCGCCGAGACGCCCGCCGTGACCGACCGCCCCGCGCACCGCCCCGACGCCGAACGCCACGGCCTGATCGTGATCGGCCACCGCGGCGCCAGCGGCTACCGCCCCGAGCACACCCTGGAGTCCTACCGCCTGGCCATCCGCATGGGCGCGGACTTCATCGAGCCCGACCTGGTCGCCACCCGCGACGGCGTGCTGGTGGCGCGGCACGAGAACGAGATTTCCGGCACCACCGACGTGGCCGCGCACCCCGAGTTCGCCGCGCGCCGCACCACCAAGACCATCGACGGCGTGGCGGTCACCGGCTGGTTCACCGAAGACTTCACCCTGGCCGAGCTGAAGACGCTGCGCGCGCGCGAGCGTATCCCCACGATCCGACCGGCCAATACCCGCTTCGACGGCATGTACGCGATTCCGACCTTCGCCGAGGTCGTGCAGCTGGCCAAGCGCGAAAGCCGCGGCGGCCGCCGCATCGGCATTTACCCCGAGACCAAGCACCCGACCTATTTCGCCAAGGAAGGCCGCCATCTGGACGGCACGCCCATCGCCGTGTCGCTGGGCGCCAAGCTGGTCGAGACCCTGGTGGCCGAAGGGTTCACCGACCCGCAGCGCGTCTACATCCAGAGCTTCGAGGTCGAGAACCTGATCGAGCTCAAGACCCGTATCCTGCCGCGCGCCGGCCTGTCGCTGCCGCTGGTGCAGCTGTACGAGGATTTCCAGAGCCGCCGTCCTTACGACCTGGCCTACCACCTGAGCCACGGCGCCGACCTGCGGGCGATCTACGGCGACCTCGGCCAGGCCCTGCCCAACGGCCTGGGCGCCGATACGCGCTATGCCGATTTCGCCAGCGAGGCCGGCCTGCATTGGATGAAGGCGCACTACGCCAGCGGCGTCGGCCCGTCCAAGGCCAGCCTGCTGCCGCGCCTGCCATTGGACCCCAAGCGCGACGCCAACGGCGACGGCAAGGCCGAACTGGCCACGCGCAACACCGGCGTGGTCCATCCCATGCTGGCTTGGGCGCTGAAGGCCGGCCTGGTGGTGCACCCGTATACGGTGCGCGCCGAGGAACCCTTCCTGACCCAGGGCCCGAACGGCCTGGACCAGACCGCGCTGGCCGAAGCCGTGCAGCTCTACGGCCTGGGCGTGCAGGGCTTCTTCATCGACCAGCCCGATATCGGCGTGGCCGCGCGCGAGATCTACCTGGACCTGCACCGGCCCTTGCGCAGCCGCTGA
- a CDS encoding NAD-dependent protein deacetylase → MTSPAETDRHAALAAQQLADWLREHPRVFVLTGAGVSTDSGLPNYRGEDGRWQRKPPVTYQAFVGEPATRARYWARSFVGWPAFARARPNAAHTALARWQAHGGPARLVTQNVDGLHQRAGSTEVIDLHGRLDEAVCLDCGARRPREALQDRLAAQNPDWIGLQARTAPDGDADLEGLDFAGFVSPQCERCGGLLKPDVVFFGENVPRARVTAAFEALQQADAMLVVGSSLMVYSGYRFARAAREAGLPLALLNRGVTRADDIATLKLEADCGATLQAALPA, encoded by the coding sequence ATGACCTCCCCCGCCGAAACCGACCGCCACGCCGCCCTCGCCGCGCAACAACTGGCCGACTGGCTGCGAGAGCACCCGCGCGTGTTCGTGCTCACCGGCGCCGGCGTCAGCACCGATTCCGGCTTGCCCAACTACCGCGGCGAAGACGGTCGGTGGCAGCGCAAGCCGCCGGTGACCTACCAGGCCTTCGTCGGCGAACCGGCCACGCGGGCGCGCTACTGGGCGCGCAGCTTCGTCGGCTGGCCCGCGTTCGCGCGCGCCCGGCCCAACGCCGCGCACACCGCGCTCGCGCGCTGGCAGGCGCACGGCGGCCCCGCCCGGCTGGTCACCCAGAACGTCGACGGCCTGCACCAGCGTGCGGGCAGCACGGAGGTGATCGACCTGCACGGCCGCCTGGACGAAGCCGTGTGCCTGGACTGCGGCGCGCGCCGCCCGCGCGAGGCGCTGCAGGACCGCCTGGCCGCGCAGAACCCCGACTGGATCGGCCTGCAGGCGCGCACCGCGCCCGATGGAGACGCCGACCTGGAGGGCCTGGATTTCGCCGGCTTCGTGTCGCCGCAATGCGAGCGCTGCGGCGGCCTGCTCAAACCCGACGTGGTGTTCTTCGGCGAGAACGTACCGCGCGCCCGCGTGACCGCAGCGTTCGAGGCGCTGCAGCAGGCCGACGCCATGCTGGTCGTGGGCTCCTCGCTGATGGTCTATTCCGGCTACCGCTTCGCCCGCGCCGCGCGCGAGGCCGGGCTGCCGCTGGCTTTGCTCAACCGCGGTGTCACCCGCGCCGACGACATCGCGACGCTGAAGCTGGAAGCGGATTGCGGTGCCACGTTGCAGGCGGCTTTGCCTGCTTGA
- a CDS encoding M3 family metallopeptidase yields the protein MKHPLALALAVALTAAAPTYAATPAKKADTAVSAQTANPFFAESPLSLQYPQFDKIKDSDFAPAFDRGMADQLKEVEAIANNPDAPTFDNTIIAMEQSGRILGRATSAFFNLVGTDTNPTREKLQAQYAPKLSAHRDAIALNPKLFERVKKLYETRDSLGLDAQGVRLVERYYTDFVRGGANLSEADKAKLKAMNAELAGLATKFSQNVLGEVNDSAITVDTKEELAGLSDERIAAAAEAAKTRKLDGKYVLTLLNTTGQPPLTDLENRALREKLFRASVARGSRGNQFDNTGIVSQVVKLRAERAKMMGYPNYAAFVLEDETAKTPQAVNAMLGQLAPAAVANAKREAADLQAMIDKEQAAKGQPSFKLEPWDWAYYAEKVRQEKYAFDEAQLKPYFEMNNVLENGVFYAATQLYGITFKRRTDLPLYHPDTSVYDVFDANGKQLAIFIADMYARDSKRGGAWMNSYVDQSELYGTLPVVANHLNIPKPPAGKPTLMTWDEVTTMFHEFGHALHGMFSNVKYPYFSGTNVPRDFVEFPSQVNEMWADWPSILANYAKHYQTGAPMPKELLDKVLAASKFNQGFTTTEYLGAAMLDQNYHQIGNPADVPAAKDVMAFEAAALSKDGVSYAPVPPRYKTPYFSHIMGGYAAGYYAYIWSEVLDANTVKWIKEHGGLTRENGDRFRATLLSQGGSKDALQLFRDFSGHEPQIQPLLERRGLTAPATGEAKPTGSK from the coding sequence ATGAAGCACCCTCTCGCCCTGGCGCTGGCCGTGGCTTTGACCGCCGCCGCCCCCACCTATGCGGCAACCCCCGCTAAAAAGGCCGATACCGCCGTGAGCGCGCAAACCGCCAATCCGTTCTTCGCCGAGAGCCCGCTGTCGCTGCAGTACCCGCAGTTCGACAAGATCAAGGACAGCGACTTCGCCCCGGCCTTCGACCGCGGCATGGCCGACCAGCTCAAGGAAGTGGAGGCGATCGCCAACAATCCGGACGCGCCGACCTTCGACAACACCATCATCGCGATGGAGCAGTCCGGCCGCATCCTCGGCCGCGCCACCTCGGCCTTCTTCAACCTGGTGGGCACCGACACCAACCCCACCCGAGAGAAGCTGCAGGCGCAGTACGCGCCCAAGCTGTCGGCGCACCGCGACGCGATCGCGCTGAACCCCAAGCTGTTCGAGCGGGTCAAGAAGCTGTACGAAACCCGCGACTCGCTGGGCCTGGACGCGCAGGGCGTGCGCCTGGTCGAGCGCTACTACACCGACTTCGTCCGCGGCGGCGCCAACCTGTCCGAGGCCGACAAGGCCAAGCTCAAGGCGATGAACGCCGAGCTGGCCGGCCTGGCCACCAAGTTCAGCCAGAACGTGCTGGGCGAGGTCAACGACTCGGCGATCACCGTCGACACCAAGGAAGAGCTGGCCGGCCTGTCCGACGAGCGTATCGCCGCGGCGGCCGAAGCGGCCAAGACCCGCAAGCTCGACGGCAAGTACGTGCTGACCCTGCTCAACACCACCGGCCAGCCGCCGCTGACCGACCTGGAAAACCGCGCCCTGCGCGAGAAGCTGTTCCGCGCCTCGGTCGCGCGCGGCAGCCGCGGCAACCAGTTCGACAACACCGGCATCGTCTCGCAGGTGGTCAAGCTGCGTGCCGAGCGCGCCAAGATGATGGGCTACCCGAACTACGCCGCCTTCGTGCTGGAAGACGAGACCGCCAAGACCCCGCAGGCGGTCAACGCCATGCTCGGCCAGCTGGCCCCGGCCGCGGTGGCCAACGCCAAGCGCGAAGCCGCCGACTTGCAGGCCATGATCGACAAGGAGCAGGCCGCCAAGGGCCAGCCCTCGTTCAAGCTCGAGCCCTGGGATTGGGCCTACTACGCCGAGAAGGTGCGCCAGGAGAAGTACGCCTTCGACGAAGCGCAGCTCAAGCCCTATTTCGAGATGAACAACGTGCTGGAAAACGGCGTGTTCTACGCCGCCACCCAGCTCTACGGCATCACCTTCAAGCGCCGCACCGACCTGCCGCTGTATCACCCCGACACCAGCGTCTACGACGTGTTCGACGCCAACGGCAAGCAGCTGGCGATCTTCATCGCCGACATGTACGCGCGCGACAGCAAGCGCGGCGGCGCCTGGATGAACTCGTACGTCGACCAGTCCGAGTTGTACGGCACCCTGCCGGTGGTGGCCAACCACCTCAACATCCCCAAGCCGCCGGCGGGCAAGCCCACGCTGATGACCTGGGACGAGGTCACCACCATGTTCCACGAGTTCGGCCATGCCCTGCACGGCATGTTCTCGAACGTGAAGTACCCCTACTTCTCCGGCACCAACGTGCCGCGCGATTTCGTCGAGTTCCCCTCGCAGGTCAACGAGATGTGGGCCGACTGGCCGTCGATCCTGGCCAACTACGCCAAGCACTACCAGACCGGCGCGCCGATGCCCAAGGAACTGCTGGACAAGGTGCTGGCGGCGTCCAAGTTCAACCAGGGCTTCACCACCACCGAGTACCTGGGCGCGGCCATGCTCGACCAGAATTACCACCAGATCGGCAACCCGGCCGACGTGCCGGCGGCCAAGGACGTGATGGCTTTCGAAGCCGCCGCGCTGAGCAAGGACGGCGTGAGCTACGCGCCGGTGCCGCCGCGCTACAAGACCCCGTACTTCAGCCACATCATGGGCGGCTACGCGGCCGGCTACTACGCCTACATCTGGTCGGAAGTGCTGGACGCCAACACCGTCAAGTGGATCAAGGAGCACGGCGGCCTGACCCGCGAGAACGGCGACCGCTTCCGCGCCACCCTGCTGTCGCAGGGCGGCAGCAAGGACGCGCTGCAGCTGTTCCGCGACTTCTCCGGCCACGAGCCGCAGATCCAGCCGCTGCTGGAGCGCCGCGGCCTGACCGCGCCGGCCACCGGCGAGGCCAAGCCCACCGGCTCGAAGTAA
- a CDS encoding amidohydrolase family protein: MNPAPRSLTRIALGLCLSLGLAANALAAETTRYLALVDGGKQAGHQTVTQADDGSVSVDFIFKDNGRGPELKETYTLGADGTYRSYAVKGTSTFGAPVDERFWIEGGKAHWKSTSDQGEQALAPGSQYSPLGGTPAGFSVALAALSKRSDGKLPLIPSGTLSVRKVAEAQVQRDGKSQTVQLVAMTGVGLTPTFAWATQGENPRLFAFIFPGFLQLIEEGWQGNADALEARQKTAEGEALVDLRQRLGHAIAGSTLIRNARVFDSEHAKLGPASDVLLRDGKIVSVEAAGATKVKADRTIDANNKVLLPGLFDMHGHITRWDGGLHLAAGVTTVRDMGNDNTNLQQMMADIRAGKLMAPDVVPAGFIEGESNFSARNGFVIKTLDDAKKAVDWYAEHGYPQVKIYNSFPKDLLRDTAAYAHSKGLRVSGHVPAFMRAQDVVEQGYDEIQHINQVLLNFFVDDKTDTRTLTRFYLVADKTADLDFDSKPVQDFIALLASRQTVIDPTLTTFDFLRQRPGELSQAYAAVAPNLPPDLQRGLRVAEMNIPDDATAARYNRSYEKLVEFVGRLYKAGVPIVAGTDAIPGFTLQRELELYVQAGMTPSQALQVATWNGAKYSRTLDNRGSITPGKRADLILVDGDPTADIADIRKVALVVRGDVAYYPSEIDEALGIKPFAAPVPVGAQ; this comes from the coding sequence ATGAACCCAGCCCCGCGCTCCCTCACCCGCATCGCCCTGGGCTTGTGCCTGAGTCTGGGTCTGGCCGCCAACGCCCTGGCCGCCGAAACCACGCGCTACCTGGCCCTGGTCGACGGCGGCAAGCAGGCCGGTCACCAGACCGTGACCCAGGCCGACGACGGCAGCGTCAGCGTGGACTTCATCTTCAAGGACAACGGCCGCGGCCCGGAGCTCAAGGAGACCTACACCCTGGGCGCGGACGGCACCTACCGCAGCTACGCGGTCAAGGGCACCTCGACCTTCGGCGCGCCGGTGGACGAGCGCTTCTGGATCGAGGGCGGCAAGGCGCATTGGAAGTCGACCTCCGACCAGGGCGAGCAGGCGCTGGCGCCGGGCAGCCAGTACTCGCCGCTGGGCGGCACGCCGGCCGGCTTCAGCGTGGCCCTGGCCGCGCTGAGCAAGCGCAGCGACGGCAAGCTGCCGCTGATTCCCAGCGGAACTTTGAGCGTGCGCAAGGTCGCCGAGGCGCAGGTGCAGCGCGACGGCAAGAGCCAGACCGTGCAGTTGGTGGCGATGACCGGCGTGGGCCTGACCCCGACCTTCGCCTGGGCCACCCAGGGCGAGAACCCGCGCCTGTTCGCCTTCATCTTCCCGGGCTTCCTGCAGCTGATCGAAGAGGGCTGGCAGGGCAACGCCGACGCGCTGGAAGCGCGGCAGAAAACGGCCGAGGGCGAGGCCCTGGTGGACCTGCGCCAGCGCCTGGGTCACGCCATCGCCGGCAGCACCCTGATCCGCAACGCGCGCGTGTTCGACAGCGAGCACGCCAAGCTCGGTCCGGCCTCGGACGTGCTGCTGCGCGACGGCAAGATCGTCTCGGTGGAAGCCGCCGGCGCGACCAAGGTCAAGGCCGACCGCACCATCGACGCGAACAATAAGGTGCTGCTGCCGGGCCTGTTCGACATGCACGGCCACATCACCCGCTGGGACGGCGGCCTGCACCTGGCCGCAGGCGTGACGACCGTGCGCGACATGGGCAACGACAACACCAACCTGCAGCAGATGATGGCCGACATCCGCGCCGGCAAGCTGATGGCGCCGGACGTGGTGCCGGCCGGTTTCATCGAGGGCGAGAGCAACTTCTCGGCGCGCAACGGCTTCGTCATCAAGACCCTGGACGACGCCAAGAAGGCGGTGGACTGGTACGCCGAACACGGCTACCCGCAGGTCAAGATCTACAACTCCTTCCCCAAGGACCTGCTGCGCGACACCGCCGCCTACGCCCACAGCAAGGGCCTGCGCGTGAGCGGTCACGTGCCGGCGTTCATGCGCGCGCAGGACGTGGTGGAGCAGGGCTACGACGAGATCCAGCACATCAACCAGGTGCTGCTGAACTTCTTCGTCGACGACAAGACCGACACCCGCACGCTGACGCGCTTCTATCTGGTGGCCGACAAGACCGCCGACCTGGATTTCGATTCCAAGCCGGTGCAGGACTTCATCGCCCTGCTGGCTTCGAGGCAGACGGTGATCGATCCCACCCTGACCACCTTCGACTTCCTGCGCCAGCGCCCAGGCGAGCTGTCGCAGGCCTATGCCGCGGTGGCGCCGAACCTGCCGCCGGACCTGCAGCGCGGCCTGCGCGTGGCCGAGATGAACATCCCCGACGACGCCACCGCCGCGCGCTACAACCGGTCCTACGAGAAGCTGGTCGAGTTCGTCGGCCGCCTGTACAAGGCCGGCGTGCCGATCGTGGCCGGCACCGACGCGATCCCCGGCTTCACCCTGCAGCGCGAGCTGGAACTGTACGTGCAGGCCGGCATGACCCCGTCGCAGGCCTTGCAGGTGGCGACCTGGAACGGCGCCAAGTACTCGCGCACCCTGGACAACCGCGGCTCGATCACGCCGGGCAAGCGCGCCGACCTGATCCTGGTCGACGGCGACCCGACCGCCGACATCGCCGACATCCGCAAGGTGGCGCTGGTGGTGCGCGGCGACGTGGCCTATTACCCCAGCGAGATCGACGAGGCCCTGGGCATCAAGCCCTTCGCCGCGCCGGTGCCGGTGGGCGCGCAGTAA